One Frankia alni ACN14a DNA window includes the following coding sequences:
- a CDS encoding helix-turn-helix domain-containing protein → MEELPDGPRDLADARIRHEILRCLHAALRASGINQADLARRLGVRRSAVNQVFKGDGNVRISTVAQYLHALGFELGVQLYEDGEHRRATVENRESRPAGTGDTGPADNTHRRGQSQPRIDNVAAALTPVPLAGTGNWSIREDIRPIRAAFTSVLGLESSQSALDPGQQRG, encoded by the coding sequence GTGGAGGAACTACCGGACGGGCCCCGCGACTTGGCCGATGCTCGCATAAGACATGAGATACTGCGTTGCCTTCATGCTGCTTTGCGAGCCTCCGGAATTAACCAGGCGGACCTCGCTCGACGTCTCGGGGTCCGCCGGTCCGCCGTCAACCAGGTCTTCAAAGGCGACGGCAACGTGCGGATATCGACCGTAGCCCAGTATCTTCACGCTCTGGGCTTCGAGCTCGGCGTCCAGTTGTACGAAGACGGAGAGCATCGACGCGCCACAGTCGAGAACAGGGAATCTCGGCCAGCTGGCACCGGCGATACGGGCCCCGCGGATAACACCCACCGCCGCGGCCAGTCCCAGCCTCGCATCGACAATGTGGCCGCAGCCCTCACACCGGTCCCGCTGGCCGGCACGGGAAACTGGTCGATCCGGGAAGACATCAGACCCATAAGGGCGGCGTTCACGTCGGTATTAGGCCTCGAAAGCAGCCAGAGCGCCTTGGATCCCGGTCAACAGCGCGGGTGA
- a CDS encoding chromosome partitioning protein — translation MTGIEIAVGVLAAWALRKARRVGDRVDGGIDTETDRLVDAGMDRVHDLVSGVLGENDPVLARVEEETQDTGEVSVRTRQRLALALEDATDHDPAFAAALAQAVEQVRAATTSGGGHSLVGNLFTGPTAIQQGDHNRQTNTFTG, via the coding sequence ATGACGGGGATTGAGATCGCGGTCGGGGTGCTGGCCGCGTGGGCGCTGCGTAAGGCCCGCCGGGTCGGCGACCGGGTCGACGGTGGGATCGACACTGAAACCGACCGGCTGGTCGATGCCGGCATGGACCGGGTTCATGATCTGGTCAGTGGGGTGTTGGGGGAGAACGATCCGGTCCTGGCCCGTGTCGAGGAGGAAACCCAGGACACGGGAGAGGTGTCGGTGCGGACCCGGCAGCGTCTGGCGCTGGCGTTGGAAGACGCCACCGACCATGATCCTGCTTTCGCCGCGGCGCTCGCCCAGGCCGTCGAGCAGGTACGCGCCGCCACCACCAGTGGTGGTGGGCACAGCCTGGTCGGGAATCTGTTCACCGGGCCGACTGCGATCCAGCAGGGTGATCACAACCGGCAGACCAACACCTTCACCGGCTGA
- the fxsT gene encoding FxSxx-COOH system tetratricopeptide repeat protein: MGTGDPVAGDTAGSPAAVDFFVSYTGVDQGWAEWVAWQLEAAGYTVRIQAWDFGAGAHFVTEMHQAAQTAARTVAVLSAAYVSSAFAEAEWQAAWATDPSGRDRKLLVFRVEDCDRPGLLAQTVSVDLFGVDRTAAASRLVAAVRGERGKPTAEPLFPGGPVRPARSASGVEPVFPGRLPAAWNVPGRNRLFTGRAAQLEQVRTGLGGGPVAVSALYGMGGVGKTQLAVEYAWRHAADYSLVWWVDAEQTTLLAEKIAALARPLGLPTGGPVPEVAAAVLAALGRRAGWLLVFDNADNPAALRRWLPAGPGHILITSRHPGWDPLAATVDVDLFPRGESVALLTRRLPDLNPTIADQLAEELGDLPLALAQAAAYLTHTRLDPAVYLHRFRARRQTFLGKGDDLLYAGRVDTCWSISLDRLRDETPAAVALLELCALLAPEPIPLTLLTDHAHLLDPPLAAVTAGADPTVDLDDTLAAAGDYSLARRLGDTLVVHRLVQTVIAGQLTADRHQTLTDTTGRLLDATLDPLSAEDPGSWPVWAALGPHLLHAHARLTGPTDPHQLRHHADGFCFHLYAHGDYPAAHTLATRLHQDTRDQCGPDHPATLTTAYTLAITLGALGDHEGARVLDEDTLARRRRILGDDHPNTLISAGNLAIRLADLGDVRGARVLDEDPLTRRRRVLGDDHPDTLTSAGNLAATLAALGDVRGARVLDEDPLTRRRRVLGDDHPHTLTSAHSLAVRLADTGELPAACDLGRVVVEGRRRMLGVDHPDTLDSAHNLAVYLADAGRVGQARVLLVDTAARLGRVLGEGHPSTQLTARVLAELPADPPVEG; the protein is encoded by the coding sequence ATGGGCACGGGGGACCCGGTAGCGGGCGACACGGCCGGTTCGCCGGCAGCGGTCGACTTTTTCGTCTCGTACACGGGGGTGGATCAGGGGTGGGCGGAGTGGGTGGCCTGGCAGTTGGAGGCCGCCGGCTACACGGTCCGGATCCAGGCGTGGGACTTCGGCGCCGGGGCGCATTTCGTCACCGAGATGCACCAGGCCGCCCAGACCGCGGCGCGGACGGTGGCGGTGCTCTCGGCGGCGTATGTGTCCTCGGCGTTCGCGGAAGCGGAGTGGCAGGCCGCCTGGGCCACGGACCCCTCCGGTCGGGATCGGAAGCTGCTGGTGTTCCGGGTGGAGGACTGTGACCGGCCGGGGCTGCTCGCTCAGACGGTCAGCGTCGACCTGTTCGGCGTCGACCGCACGGCCGCAGCCAGCCGGCTGGTCGCCGCGGTCCGCGGCGAGCGCGGGAAGCCGACAGCCGAGCCGCTGTTCCCTGGCGGACCTGTCCGGCCGGCCAGGTCGGCGTCGGGGGTGGAGCCGGTGTTCCCGGGGCGGCTACCCGCGGCGTGGAATGTGCCGGGTCGCAATCGGCTTTTTACCGGCCGGGCTGCGCAGCTCGAGCAGGTCCGTACCGGGCTGGGTGGCGGTCCGGTGGCGGTGAGCGCCCTGTACGGGATGGGTGGGGTCGGTAAGACCCAGCTGGCCGTCGAGTACGCCTGGCGGCATGCCGCGGACTACAGCCTGGTGTGGTGGGTCGACGCCGAACAGACCACCCTGCTCGCCGAGAAAATCGCCGCCCTCGCCCGGCCACTGGGCCTGCCGACAGGCGGGCCGGTCCCGGAGGTCGCCGCGGCGGTGCTGGCCGCGCTGGGACGGCGGGCGGGCTGGCTGCTGGTGTTCGACAACGCCGACAATCCCGCCGCCCTGCGCCGTTGGCTGCCCGCTGGACCCGGCCACATTCTGATCACGTCGCGTCATCCCGGCTGGGACCCGCTCGCCGCCACCGTCGACGTCGACCTGTTCCCCCGCGGCGAGTCGGTCGCCCTGCTGACCCGCCGCCTGCCCGACCTCAACCCGACCATCGCCGACCAGCTGGCAGAGGAGCTGGGGGATCTACCGCTGGCCCTGGCCCAGGCCGCCGCCTACCTCACCCACACCCGCCTCGACCCGGCCGTCTACCTGCACCGTTTCCGCGCCCGCCGCCAGACGTTCCTCGGTAAGGGCGATGACCTGCTGTATGCCGGGCGGGTCGACACCTGCTGGTCGATCTCCCTGGACCGGCTGCGCGACGAAACACCGGCCGCGGTGGCACTACTCGAACTGTGCGCCCTGCTCGCCCCCGAACCGATCCCCCTGACCCTGCTCACCGACCACGCCCACCTACTCGACCCACCCCTGGCCGCCGTCACCGCCGGCGCCGATCCCACCGTCGACCTCGACGACACCCTCGCCGCCGCCGGGGACTACTCCCTGGCCCGCCGCCTCGGTGACACCCTCGTCGTGCACCGCCTCGTCCAGACGGTCATCGCCGGACAGCTGACCGCCGACCGCCACCAGACCCTCACCGACACCACCGGCCGCCTCCTGGACGCCACCCTCGACCCCTTGAGCGCGGAGGATCCGGGGTCCTGGCCGGTGTGGGCGGCCCTCGGCCCGCACCTCCTCCACGCCCACGCCCGCCTCACCGGCCCCACCGACCCCCACCAGCTCCGCCACCACGCCGACGGATTCTGCTTCCACCTGTACGCCCACGGTGACTACCCCGCCGCCCACACCCTGGCCACCCGCCTGCACCAGGACACCCGCGACCAGTGCGGCCCCGACCACCCCGCCACCCTCACCACCGCCTACACCCTCGCCATCACCCTCGGCGCCCTCGGTGACCATGAGGGGGCGCGGGTGTTGGACGAGGACACTCTGGCCCGCCGGCGTCGGATTCTCGGCGACGACCACCCCAACACCCTGATCTCCGCGGGCAACCTCGCCATCCGGCTGGCCGATCTTGGCGATGTGCGGGGGGCGCGGGTGTTGGACGAGGACCCCCTGACCCGCCGGCGTCGGGTTCTCGGTGACGACCACCCCGACACCCTGACCTCCGCGGGCAACCTCGCCGCCACGCTGGCCGCGCTCGGGGACGTGCGGGGGGCGCGGGTGTTGGACGAGGACCCCCTGACCCGCCGCCGGCGGGTCCTCGGCGACGACCACCCCCACACCCTGACCTCCGCGCACAGCCTGGCGGTGCGGTTGGCGGATACGGGGGAGCTGCCCGCCGCCTGTGATCTTGGCCGTGTGGTGGTGGAGGGCCGGCGCCGGATGCTGGGGGTGGATCATCCGGACACGTTGGATTCGGCGCACAACCTGGCGGTGTATCTGGCCGACGCGGGTCGGGTGGGGCAGGCGCGGGTGCTGCTGGTGGACACGGCGGCCCGGCTCGGCCGGGTGCTGGGTGAGGGGCATCCCTCCACGCAGCTGACGGCCCGGGTACTGGCCGAGCTGCCCGCTGATCCTCCGGTTGAGGGCTGA